AGTAAAGATTTATTTACAAATGTAACCTTGTTAAATGTATTTAAAAATATCAGCCCATCTCCAATTTCATCAATAGTCATATAGAGTATAGTTTTCAATTTAGATATATTATCTAATGATGTATTTAAAAAGTCATGACTAAGTATTTCCTTGGATAGCTTGTACAGTTTTTCTATAAATTTCTCATTTTTTAACTTTAATACCACTAGTAACGACATATATGTATCTAACGAAATTTTTCTCCAACCCAAATCAACTATGTTTTTTATGTATTTTGGTATAAATCTAGTCTGACCTGGTGTTATAGCTGTATCTAAATCATATATTTCTTCACAGTTTGGGTATGTTGGTACAAAATCGATATGATTTATTCCTATCTTATATAGATAAGTAGCCATTTCAAACGCTGAAGTTTTATTGGTAGTCATAAGTAATGATTTTGTACCTGGAGGGAGTTTCATCATTTTCTCATATCCAAGCTTTGAAAGTGCTTTTGTTCCATGTATAATTTCAATATCTTCCTTAAAGTGCTTTATTAAAAAATTGCTAGTTAAAGGTGATAGAGAAAGAACTACATCACCCTCTAAATTCTCCTTTATACCATCAAGTATGTTTTGTGTTTCTATACTTATTTCATCTCCAAAAAAGCTTATTAACTCTTCTTTGTAGTGGTTAGCATTTAATTTATCATATGTTATAAGGATTAATTTTTTTTTGTCCATTTTATTTCTCCTAACTAAGGTAATATTTAGTTTGCTTTTTTAAGAGCAGAACAAGTTATATTATACAACAAACAGCATGATAAATTTATACATTTATATAAATAATAGGTGTTTGTAGGTTTTTATCCTATAAAATCCTATTTATAAAATTAGTTTGAAAAATTACATAGAAAAATATTTATAATATAAAGATTTTTCCACTATGTATCAATAAATGAGACATAAATATAAATTTAAAATGTTAGCTATTGCAAGCAGTTTATATGATGTAAAAAATTAACAATAAAAAAATAAATGAAAAAATATTATTATTAAAGTATTGGCATGGGTTTTGCTTAATAAAAAGGTGTACTAATAAAATTTATTTAAGCAGGAGGGAGAGTTTATATGAGCAAACTAGAATCAACAACAGAAAAAATAGAAGTTAAGTGGTATGGGTATGTAGCATTAATATTAGGAGCATTATTCTTTTCAGGAATATTTAAAGATGCACCTGGAGCATTAAAAGTACTAGATTTTAATAATGTATTAGGAAACTTTGGTTCACTTGGAACAGTTAATGATGGTGTAGGTACATTAGCTGCAAACTTCAGAGGGGATGGAGGAACTGGTCCTCGTGATGGATGGCTATATGCATTAACTTTAATACCATCAGTTATGTTTGCACTTGGAATAGTTAGAGTTATAGACCACTTAGATGGTATGAAAGCAGCGCAAAAACTTCTTAGTCCACTATTAAAGCCATTACTAGGATTACCTGGATTTGCAGGGTTAACTTTAATAGCTAGTTTACAATCTACAGATGCTGCTGCATCTATGACTAAGGAACTTAAAGATGATGGATATATAGATGAAAAGCAAAAAGCTGTTTTCTGTGCATTTCAATTTTCGGGAGCATCAGCAATCACAAATTTCTTTGCTTCAGGAGCAGCATTGTTTCCATTTATAGGTGATGTTCCAATATTTATACCACTTGCTTTAATATTAATTATGAAATTTGTTGGCGCAAATTTACTTAGATTATACTTAAATAAATTCGAAAAGGAGGAAGCTTAATATGAGTGATGTAGCAAGAGATGTAGCAAAAAAAGAAGTGAAAGCTAAAAAGGGAAATGTGATAGATGCATTTATTGGTGGAGCTAGAAATGGGTTTCAAATAAGCACAAATTCAATGGCTCCAAATGTTATATTTGGTTTTGCTATAATTTCTATATTCAATTTAACAGGTCTTTTGGATATAATCGGAACAATTTTCACACCTGTAATGAGCATATTTGGACTTCCAGGTGTTGCAGCAACTGCAATAATGACAATATTTATATCAATGGGAGGTGCTTCTGGGGTAATAGCTGGATTGTTTACAGCAGGTCAAATAGGTCAAGCACATGTTGCAATACTCTTACCAATGTTATTACTTTCAGGAGCTCAGATACAATTTATGGGTAGACTGTTAGGAACTGCTGAATTAAAAACTAAATACTATCCACATATGTTTGTAATAGCAACTTTAAATGGGTGTATTGCAATGCTTATAATGAATTATTTTGTAGTATAGACAATATATAAAAAAAGTAATATATATTAAAATTAAAATTTATGGAGGTATTATATTATGGAAAATAATAAAAGCTATATTGACTATGTACATAAGGTGTATGATTATTTGCATACAATTCCAGAAAAAGGATTTGAAGAATATAAAACATCTGCATTTCTTTTAGAAGAGCTTAAAAAAATGGAATTTGAAAATATAGATGAAGGTGTTGCAGGAACTGGTATTATAGTAACAATAGACTCTAAAAAAGAAGGGCCAGTATTTGCTATAAGGGCAGATATAGATGCATTAGAATTTATAATAGATGGAGAAAAGAAAATGATACATGCTTGTGGTCATGATGGTCACACTTCAATGCTTCTAACAGCTGCAAACCTAATAAAAGAAAGGGATTTAGTAAAAAGAGGAAAGCTTAAAATAATTTTTCAACCAGGTGAAGAAAAACTTTATGGGGCATTAAGAGTAATAGATTCTGGTTTATTAGATGATGTTGAAGAGATGGTAGGTATGCATTTAAGACCTGGGCAAGATTGTAGATTAGGAAAGGCTATACCTGCAATGTATCACTGCGCTAGTTGTATAATGGAATTTACTATTAAAGGAGTTACATGTCATGGTTCTAAGCCACACTTAGGTGTGAATGCAGTAGATGCTGTCTGCTTAGCAGTAAATGCAATAAATGCAATAAGAGTAAATCCAGCCGTTCCAAATTCTATTAAAGTTACAAATATATCAGTTAAAGGGGAAACATATAATAATATACCAGATGAAGCTTTTATGGCTTTAGATATAAGAGCAGAGAGTAACGAAATAATTGAAGAATTAAAAGAAAAAGCTATGCATGCTATAAGAACTGCTGCAAGTTCTATAAATGCAGAGGCTATATTGCTTTCAAAAGATGGAGTTCCAGCAGCAGAGTTTGATGAAGGTCTTGTAAATTTAGCTGAAGAGACTATCAAAGATGTACTTGGTGAAGATGCATCTATAGGTGTATTTAAAAATTCTGGTGGAGAAGATTTCCACTATTATACTCAAAAACTAAAATGTAAGACTACATATATTGGACTTGGTGCTGATGCTACACCAGGATTCCACAATCCCAATGTGACATTTGATACTAAGGCTTTAGAATACGGAGTGGATATATGGTGTAGACTAGTTGAAAAGAGATTAGGATAGTATTAAATTAATTATTTTATATTTAAAAAAATTTAGAAATATGAAATTAGGAATATGAAAAGAGATTCTTTATGTTAGTTGTAATATTATTGACATAAACAGTCTCTTTTTATTTTGATGTAGTGAAGTTGTGTTTATAATATCGAAAAAAACTATAATAGGAAAAATATGTATATTTTAAATCTATTAAAGCAAAAAGTGTTATTATTATAGTGTGTAGAGTGGTAAAATGTCATTAGATTACAAGTAGTGACAAATTTAATATTTATAGAATTTATATTTTAGGAGGATTAAATGAGTAAATATAATTTTGATAGAGTTGTAGACCGAGTAGGAACAGACTGTATAAAGTGGGATTTCAGAACTAATTGTTCACCAAAAGCACGAAAAGATGGCCTACCTTTTTGGATTGCAGATATGGATTTTGAATGTGCAGAGCCAATAATAGAAGCATTACATAAAAGAATTGACCACAAAATATTTGGATATAGTTCTAATAATAGTTATGAATACTTCGATGCAGTTTGTGGGTGGTACAAAAGAAGATTTAACTGGGAAATAAATAGAGAAGATATTGTTTTTAGTCCTGGAGTTGTACCTGCTGTTGCTATTTTAGTAAGAATATTAACAAATTCTGGAGAAGGAGTAATAGTTCAAAAACCAGTATATTATCCATTTGAAGCAAAGATAAAAAGTAATAATAGGGAAGTTGTAAACAATTCTCTAATATATGAAAATGGAACTTATAGAATGGATTATGCTGATTTAGAAGAAAAAGCTAAGTGTGATAATAATAAAGTACTCATACTTTGTAGTCCACACAATCCTGTTGGTAGAGTATGGAGAGAAGAAGAATTAAAAAGGGTTATAGAAATATGTAAGAAATATGACTTATGGATAATAGCAGATGAAATACATTCTGACTTAATTCGAAAAGGATTTAAACATACTCCTTTACAATCATTGTGCCCAGAATATAAAGAGAAAATAGTTACATGCATAGCTCCAAGTAAGACATTCAATTTAGCTGGAATGCAATTATCCAATATAATAGTGAATAATAAAGAATTAAAGAAAAAGTATCAAGATGAAGTTACAGCTGTTGGAGTTGGTACTTCACCAAATCCTTTTGCTATTGTAGCTACTATAGCAGCATATAATGAAAGTGAAGATTGGCTTGATGAATTAAATGAATATCTAGATAATAACATAAAATTTATTGATAAATACTTAAAAGAAAACTTACCAAAAGTTAAACTTGTTTATCCAGAAGGAACATATCTAGTTTGGCTAGACTTTACTGCTTATGGATTAAATGAAGTAGAACTTGAAGATTTAATGTTTAAAAAAGCCAATGTATTATTTGATGAAGGCTATATATTTGGAAAAGAAGGTATTGGATTTGAAAGAATAAATGTAGCATGCCCACAATCTCTATTAAAAGAGTGTATGGATAGATTGAAAACTACATTTGAAAGCTTATAAAAATATATTAAGGTTTATAAAGTATATTTAAAAATTTATAAAGCATATAAAAAACAAAAAATAATAAACTTGACAAAATTTAACTAATCACTTATCATACTATTATGAATAAATAGAAAACATAAAAGTTAAATTTTATTAAATTCAAAATAAAACTTTAAAGACGTTGAAAGGAAGAGTAGGTATAGAATGTAATTAAAGCGAGTTGGTGATGGTGTGAGACCAATATGAAGTCTATAGTGAAGAACATCCTGGAGTTGCTAACTGAAATTTTAAAAGAGTAGGCTTAGTCGGAACCAAACCGTTATCATATTGGGATGTATCGAGTAATATCTGTACATTATGAGCTGGGTTTGAATTTATTTCAAACTAATCAGGGTGGTACCGCGGAAAAGCAACCTTTCGTCCCTTTTTATAGGGATGAGAGGTTTTTTTAATGGAAAAATATATAAAATATAGGGAGTGAATAGTATGAGTACAATAATACCAAAAGATTATAAAAGCAGTCTAAATGTAATTGATACACAAGTAGCTATAAAAAAATTAAAAGATTTCTTTGAAATGAGATTGAGTAATGAGTTAAATCTAATAAGAGTTTCTTCACCGCTATTTGTATTGCCTGAGACAGGGGCAAATGATAATTTAAATGGAGAAAAAGCTGTAAGTTTTGATATACCATTTATGGAGAAAAATGCAGAAATTGTTCAATCACTTGCAAAATGGAAGCGATTAGCTCTTAAAAAATACGGTTTTGAAGTTGGAAGTGGTTTATATACAGATATGAATGCAATAAGAAAAAATGAAGAATTGGACAATATACATTCTTTATATGTAGACCAATGGGACTGGGAATTAGTTATAGAAAAAAGTAGCAGAAATGAAAAAACTTTAAAAGATGTTGTAAAAAGATTATATGGAGTATTCAAAGATACTGAAATATTTGTGTGTAGTATGTATGAAGGTATAAAAGAAATTTTACCAGAAGAAATAACATTTATAACATCACAGGAATTAGAAGATATGTATCCAGAGTTATCTCCTAAAGAAAGAGAAGATAAAATTGTAAAAGATAAAAAAGCTGTATTTATAACACAAATAGGAAAGACATTAATATCAGGAGAAAAACATGATGGAAGAAGTCCAGATTATGATGACTGGGAATTAAATGGAGATATACTATTTTATAACCCTGTTCTAGATTCTGCATTAGAATTATCATCAATGGGAATTAGAGTTGACGAAGAATCATTAGAAAAACAGTTAAAGCTTGCTGGATGTGAAGATAGAAAAGAATTTGATTATCACAAAATGCTTTTAAATGGTGAACTTCCATATACAATTGGTGGAGGCATTGGTCAATCAAGAATATGTATGTATTTCTTGCAAAAGGCACATATAGGGGAAGTGCAAGTTGGAGTATGGCCACAAGACATGATTGAGAGTTTTAGAAATGCAGGAATTGAATTGCTATAATTAAAAATAAATTAATATTATTGAAAAAATTATAGCTAATTTGAAATGCTTGAGTTATGATATAACATTCCATATGTAAGCAATACAATTTAAGTATAAACTAATTAATAAAATTTATATCTAAAATATTCATCAAATTAATTATATCGGTTATAATGTAGAGTAACCTATGATTATAAGAGGTGATAAATATGGAATTTTTTAAAAAAATTATTGATATAATTTTAGATACTCTAAAAAAAATTTTAGTGAGATTTAAAAATGCTAAATTTGGATTACTTTTTATATTTGATTTACTTAAACTACCAGACTTTATGACAGATAAAAGAATAAATATAGTTAATAAGGTCAGAGTAGTTTCTGTATTAGTTTTTACTGTATCCTATTTTGTATCTGGTATTGATATAATACCTGAAATGATTGCTGGAGTATTTGGATTTATAGATGATGCTATAGTATTAATTTGGAGTATAGGTCTTGTGAATGAAGAAATTAATAAATATAGAATCATTGCAAAAAAGGATAAACATTCAAATATAATTGAAAATGTAGAATTTTCTATAAAAGATGAAGAAGAATAACATTTTATATGTGTTATTCTTTTTTTTATTAACAAAAAATGGTTAAATTGTTGACGGAGAGATAAAACTCTATTATCATAATAAGTGGGGATTCAATGTTTGACAAAGTATTCAATATACAAGAATACTTAATCTAAAAAAATTTATGGAGGGTAAAAGTTATGAGTAAAAAAAAGATAGGTTTAGTGCCTAAACTAATCGTCGGTATCATAGTCGGTATTTTAATCGGAAGTTATGCGCCAGAAATAATAGTTCAAATTTTAGTAACAGTTAGTACTTTATTCTCAGCATTCTTAAAGTTTGTTATACCATTTATAATTATAGGATTTGTAACAGCAGGAATAGCTGACTTAGCAACAGGAGCAGGAAAGTTATTAGGAATAACTACAGGAATAGCATATGGTTCTACTTTAATTGCAGGAGTATTGTCATTTGCAGTATCTATGTTAATATTCCCAAATTTTATTGATGCAAGTGTAGCAAGTCAAATTGGAGACCCAGAAGCAGGAATGTTAGCACCAATATTTACAATTCCACTAGAGCCTATGGTAGATGTAACAGCAGCAATAGTGTTTGCATTTGTAATGGGACTTGGGATATCAGCTTTAAGAAATCATGGAAAAGGAGAAGTTCTATTTAATTTCTTCCAAGAATTCCAAGAAATCGTAACGAAAACGTTGTCAACAGTAATTATACCTTTATTACCATTATATATAGCAGGAACTTTTGCAAATATAACTATAGCAGGACAAGTATGGACAATATTAGGAGTATTCTGGAAAGTTTATTTAGTAGTAATACCATTACACTTTGTATATATGGCATGTCAATTCACAGCAGCAGGAGCATTCTCAGGAAAGAATCCAATCAAAATGTTAAAAAATCAAATACCTGGATATTTAACAGCTATAGGTACTCAATCTTCAGCAGCA
This sequence is a window from Clostridioides difficile. Protein-coding genes within it:
- a CDS encoding YjiG family protein; the protein is MSDVARDVAKKEVKAKKGNVIDAFIGGARNGFQISTNSMAPNVIFGFAIISIFNLTGLLDIIGTIFTPVMSIFGLPGVAATAIMTIFISMGGASGVIAGLFTAGQIGQAHVAILLPMLLLSGAQIQFMGRLLGTAELKTKYYPHMFVIATLNGCIAMLIMNYFVV
- a CDS encoding M20 peptidase aminoacylase family protein, translated to MENNKSYIDYVHKVYDYLHTIPEKGFEEYKTSAFLLEELKKMEFENIDEGVAGTGIIVTIDSKKEGPVFAIRADIDALEFIIDGEKKMIHACGHDGHTSMLLTAANLIKERDLVKRGKLKIIFQPGEEKLYGALRVIDSGLLDDVEEMVGMHLRPGQDCRLGKAIPAMYHCASCIMEFTIKGVTCHGSKPHLGVNAVDAVCLAVNAINAIRVNPAVPNSIKVTNISVKGETYNNIPDEAFMALDIRAESNEIIEELKEKAMHAIRTAASSINAEAILLSKDGVPAAEFDEGLVNLAEETIKDVLGEDASIGVFKNSGGEDFHYYTQKLKCKTTYIGLGADATPGFHNPNVTFDTKALEYGVDIWCRLVEKRLG
- a CDS encoding pyridoxal phosphate-dependent aminotransferase, whose amino-acid sequence is MSKYNFDRVVDRVGTDCIKWDFRTNCSPKARKDGLPFWIADMDFECAEPIIEALHKRIDHKIFGYSSNNSYEYFDAVCGWYKRRFNWEINREDIVFSPGVVPAVAILVRILTNSGEGVIVQKPVYYPFEAKIKSNNREVVNNSLIYENGTYRMDYADLEEKAKCDNNKVLILCSPHNPVGRVWREEELKRVIEICKKYDLWIIADEIHSDLIRKGFKHTPLQSLCPEYKEKIVTCIAPSKTFNLAGMQLSNIIVNNKELKKKYQDEVTAVGVGTSPNPFAIVATIAAYNESEDWLDELNEYLDNNIKFIDKYLKENLPKVKLVYPEGTYLVWLDFTAYGLNEVELEDLMFKKANVLFDEGYIFGKEGIGFERINVACPQSLLKECMDRLKTTFESL
- the asnA gene encoding aspartate--ammonia ligase, which codes for MSTIIPKDYKSSLNVIDTQVAIKKLKDFFEMRLSNELNLIRVSSPLFVLPETGANDNLNGEKAVSFDIPFMEKNAEIVQSLAKWKRLALKKYGFEVGSGLYTDMNAIRKNEELDNIHSLYVDQWDWELVIEKSSRNEKTLKDVVKRLYGVFKDTEIFVCSMYEGIKEILPEEITFITSQELEDMYPELSPKEREDKIVKDKKAVFITQIGKTLISGEKHDGRSPDYDDWELNGDILFYNPVLDSALELSSMGIRVDEESLEKQLKLAGCEDRKEFDYHKMLLNGELPYTIGGGIGQSRICMYFLQKAHIGEVQVGVWPQDMIESFRNAGIELL
- a CDS encoding DUF1232 domain-containing protein yields the protein MEFFKKIIDIILDTLKKILVRFKNAKFGLLFIFDLLKLPDFMTDKRINIVNKVRVVSVLVFTVSYFVSGIDIIPEMIAGVFGFIDDAIVLIWSIGLVNEEINKYRIIAKKDKHSNIIENVEFSIKDEEE
- a CDS encoding dicarboxylate/amino acid:cation symporter, with translation MSKKKIGLVPKLIVGIIVGILIGSYAPEIIVQILVTVSTLFSAFLKFVIPFIIIGFVTAGIADLATGAGKLLGITTGIAYGSTLIAGVLSFAVSMLIFPNFIDASVASQIGDPEAGMLAPIFTIPLEPMVDVTAAIVFAFVMGLGISALRNHGKGEVLFNFFQEFQEIVTKTLSTVIIPLLPLYIAGTFANITIAGQVWTILGVFWKVYLVVIPLHFVYMACQFTAAGAFSGKNPIKMLKNQIPGYLTAIGTQSSAATIPVNVGCAENNGVSKQIREFVVPLCATIHLSGSMISITGFTTAVLMMNGMPHGIDVLFPYIAMLGIAMVAAPGAPGGAIMSALPFLPMVGIPSDGGLASLMIALYLTQDSFGTACNVSGDNAIAVVVDKINDGMSKKGNKEKQSA